From Anopheles darlingi chromosome 2, idAnoDarlMG_H_01, whole genome shotgun sequence, the proteins below share one genomic window:
- the LOC125948988 gene encoding uncharacterized protein LOC125948988 isoform X14, translating to MGLNKRDKQDKLKSQSLLDSERSSHDGGGGSSSTTRTVVVDHGTIVVPIETVVSTVSSTSKQSASSKSSSSKQQQILHSSTTDAGSIAESVHLSTEKSFGALDGAVAPVGASKLAEQKFSTVSSVRSAAQKSKQIDNIIEKIHHIASDTISTTEQITTAAPPSAASFTHGTKDVTQKKTVLLGDSGAQQSGSSGVAGGDTVSQQQVITTVVPSKIEFTTVAFEGSAHNSSNISSSSSHTSNIVSGSSSSNTSAINQQTRSHGAVRSERMMSESSATQQQQSESRSSKSEHSSSTVQSSSSSSSTMKSSSSKKSHSEAHSKSLVSGETAHSSLRSQKHLIDGADVQNGGTVLGVSSTITTAPDHSTYDQQSFHTIGADGSRKQVDSQSYSMAKSQAPTTKILHDAAGNQITSTSASYQSAQGHSTSSFQTSGTHDHKALDSKLHQAINTSSAISSSHRDERVSSTSTSSAVNSSSSSSDKRFSVIDSTTLENYSTKAEQDSSSAQHSSMLMKNASAHTVASLSSAHDSLDSTIQSTQLVTESSQMADHRQQHLESSKTIESASHYEQMDESSSSRRKTSEFREQRESNAAILKRKIYDESGRRLNLIDEKIVPKDIVTADLQDDVTNVTKTSFEAKLFNPTLKRWELVDQKTILEKDITTEIPVEIVKELEVERPELANITTTIQLTKVYDAKTKQWKTVDQKKHIDVVEKITYLEENSGRSELNESEHSKNLRSMDMVDRVTIKEVQDLSEEKRQQLNKSKKRVDERTTQEQCICEICTCGRHNCFNCGSGTVSTQTKSSKYISSSNSENFYHQENFTSELNEESSTIRRGTWTKEDAEQHQTNRRESYTIEHSSTENDVSGRRLTWTKDDFEAVDISKIKGERPKPIRHEDNLKPEGQFYAPERQGYTPGERVRPIKHDDNLRPEGAFSAPEKPEYRSGERPKPVRPQDNLKPEGEFERPQKPSVGKPERSQPVRHDDNLRPEGDFERPEKSPFRPAERPKQVRPDDNLRPEGDFERPEKSSFRPAERPKQIKPEDNLRPEGDFQTPQRPEYRSGERPKPIRHDDNLRPEGDFERPEKSPFRPAERPKQVRPDDNLRPEGDFERPEKSPFRPAERPKQVRPEDNLRPEGEFTSPEKPQYRPAERPKQIKPEDNLRPEGDFQTPERPEYRSGERPKPIRHDDNLRPEGDFERPEKSPFRPAERPKQVRPEDNLRPEGDFDKPQKPEYRSAERPKQVRPQDNLKPEGDFERPQPTVVGKAERAQIIRHEDNLYMEGNFERTEKTVFIAGERPKPIRPDDNLRPEGDFERPEKSPFRPAERPKQVRPEDNLRPEGEFTSPEKPQYRPAERPKQIKPEDNLRPEGDFQTPERPEYRSGERPKPIRHDDNLRPEGDFDRPEKSPFRPAGRPKQVRPEDNLRPEGDFDKPQKPEYRSAERPKQVRPQDNLKPEGDFERPQPTVVGKAERAQIIRHEDNLYMEGNFERTEKTVFIAGERPKPIRPDDNLRPEGDFERPEKSPFRPAERPKQVRPEDNLRPEGEFTSPEKPQYRPAERPKQIKPEDNLRPEGDFQTPERPEYRSGERPKPIRPDDNLRPEGDFERPEKSPFRPAERPKQVRPDDNLRPEGDFERPEKSPFRPAERPKQVRPEDNLRPEGEFTSPEKPQYRPAERPKQIKPEDNLRPEGDFQTPERPEYRSGERPKPIRHDDNLRPEGDFERPEKSPFRPAERPKQVRPDDNLRPEGDFERPEKSPFRPAERPKQVRPEDNLRPEGDFDKPQKPEYRSAERPKQVRPQDNLKPEGDFERPQPTVVGKAERAQIIRHEDNLYMEGNFERTEKTVFIAGERPKPIRPDDNLRPEGDFERPEKSPFRPAERPKQVRPEDNLRPEGEFTSPEKPQYRPAERPKQIKPEDNLRPEGDFQTPERPEYRSGERPKPIRHDDNLRPEGDFERPEKSPFRPAERPKQVRPDDNLRPEGDFERPEKSPFRPAERPKQVRPEDNLRPEGDFDKPQKPEYRSAERPKQVRPQDNLKPEGDFERPQPTVVGKAERAQIIRHEDNLYMEGNFERTEKTVFIAGERPKPIRPDDNLRPEGDFERPEKSPFRPAERPKQVRPEDNLRPEGEFTSPEKPQYRPAERPKQIKPEDNLRSEGKFQAPERPEYRTGERPKPIRPDDNLRPEGDFERPEKSPFKPAERPKQIKPEDNLKTEGEFSTPQKPQFKPAERPKQIKPQDNLKPEGDFDRPKPVESIGKGDRAQIVKHADNLRVEGTFERVEKTVYVSGERPKPIKPDDNLRPEGEFSTPEKQTFRPAERPKQIKPQDNLRPEGDFDRPQKSVAGPGERPKPIKHDDNLRPEGTFERPEKAQFKPAERPKQIRPEDNLRTEGEFEKPQKSQFQPAERPKQVKPQDNLQIEGDYNSFKEYTEQKQRKEAILKEVHEPTIADGAVLVTTQTVTTILKGDKKQPTGRQTTTTEVQDQSNHSEESFAHSRNENIQHHRSEHITSSNALTRAQHVESSVNEHDRLTQRSTTNQTQSIHDVSGRNIAESKTNHSHRQMVNGSTVVSGVSQEQRTQHSVQSSSSSSKIHHTSSSMQQQQSTISDTQHLHGTHSQHLNVQHGEPTVQRHSREQVTGSQTSSTSSKVVVDGKVITDKSASNRHATEKLAVDGVVVTDKSFTERQQSGFDGMDSIQQAHYTSGQTVHDSSATNIGSSSTKRAQNQAIRSTTNNITNLEGTNGVHKGSQRNGTAHSQASTVDHATETQVKKLVGGKWVTKTIKTESKASNQQQHQQQGKVHDVSSHRQQGVLTGQISVAEQNKLNQQHSSIGTSSDQHTRSSAHHISVAEQNKLNQQHSSIGTSSEVHAHSSSSTSSSSVVKSHSSSKMVSEKVVQRGTTESVVSAAGSPSGRTGARGGSSIVLGESTVDSASSRRAAQQQSSTTTKLIGGKLVQVASSNDTSNNTSSTAGKSSGVTSTSSTSSNVHHSATNDQSSTSTKSSSSSVMKSSKVESSSTAASSTTSGQQQHHRKNTFASTENVNNAILCRPAQGPVATTTGIALHATNGSASSMSVSGYNQRKSISNLNDSAMYATTNRTSYSSLHRRGKESTEARMQNYVKAVETDTIVGRTVRGQACPPPSLAGLGLGSSTIGTSHGMKGSSNTSTSVTTSSSTASNNQKTLRDYHTAMNVSRSSTKANASSISFGDDKFHGSSSYKVQYIQQHEGRCPAAVHDNLKLSKVTKQHTYYVRDQK from the exons ATGGGTTTGAACAAGCGTGATAAGCAGGATAAGCTGAAGAGCCAGAGTTTGCTCGATTCCGAGCGATCCTCAcatgacggtggcggtggctcctCGTCGACCACGCGcacggtcgtcgtcgatcacGGTACGATCGTGGTGCCCATCGAAACCGTGGTATCGACTGTTAGCTCCACTAGCAAGCAATCGGCTTCCAGCAAGTCGAGCAGctcgaagcagcaacagatccTGCACAGTTCCACCACCGATGCGGGCAGTATCGCGGAATCGGTGCATCTCAGCACCGAGAAGTCATTCGGAGCGCTGGACGGAGCAGTTGCACCGGTCGGCGCTAGCAAGCTGGCGGAGCAAAAGTTCAGTACGGTGAGCAGTGTGCGCAGTGCGGCTCAAAAGTCGAAACAGATCGATAACATCATCGAAAAGATCCATCACATTGCGAGCGATACGATCAGTACGACCGAGCAGATCACTACGGCCGCCCCACCATCGGCGGCATCGTTCACGCACGGAACGAAGGATGTGACACAGAAGAAAACGGTGTTGTTGGGTGACAGTGGGGCACAACAGAGTGGCAGTAGTGGCGTGGCGGGTGGCGATACTGTCAGTCAGCAACAAGTGATAACCACCGTCGTGCCGAGTAAGATCGAGTTCACAACAGTGGCCTTCGAAGGTAGTGCCCATAACagtagcaacatcagcagcagcagcagccacaccagcaacatcgtcagtggcagcagcagtagcaatacCAGTGCCATAAATCAGCAAACTCGGTCACACGGTGCAGTGCGCAGTGAGAGGATGATGTCCGAGTCCAGTgccactcagcagcagcaaagcgaaTCGCGATCAAGTAAAAGTGAGCACTCGAGCTCTACGgtgcaatcgtcgtcgtcgtcgtcgtcaacgatGAAATCCTCTTCGTCGAAGAAATCACACTCCGAAGCCCACAGCAAGAGCCTAGTGTCGGGTGAAACGGCACACTCGTCCCTGCGATCGCAGAAACATCTGATCGATGGGGCTGATGTACAGAATGGTGGCACCGTGTTAGGTGTGTCGTCTACGATCACTACTGCTCCAGATCATTCCACGTACGATCAGCAATCATTCCATACGATCGGTGCGGATGGTAGCAGGAAGCAGGTCGACAGCCAGAGCTACTCGATGGCCAAGAGTCAAGCGCCGACAACGAAAATCCTGCACGATGCAGCCGGTAATCAAATCACCAGCACGTCTGCCTCGTATCAGTCGGCCCAAGGACACAGTACCTCATCCTTCCAAACATCGGGTACGCACGATCACAAAGCCCTCGATTCGAAGCTCCATCAAGCCATCAACACCAGCTCAGCCATTTCGTCCTCACACCGTGACGAACGCGTgtcatccacatccacatcgTCTGCTGTAaactcgtcctcctcgtcctccgacAAGAGGTTCTCCGTGATCGATTCAACAACATTGGAGAACTACTCTACTAAGGCAGAGCAAGACTCCAGTAGTGCCCAGCACTCGAGCATGTTGATGAAGAATGCATCCGCACACACCGTGGCTAGCCTATCGTCAGCGCACGATTCGCTCGATAGCACGATCCAAAGCACACAGCTGGTGACGGAATCGAGCCAAATGGCagaccaccgacagcagcacctGGAATCGAGCAAAACCATCGAGTCAGCATCGCACTACGAGCAGATGgacgaaagcagcagctcacgGCGCAAGACGTCCGAGTTCCGTGAGCAGCGTGAGTCCAATGCCGCCATTCTGAAGCGCAAAATCTACGACGAAAGTGGACGCCGGTTGAACTTGATCGATGAAAAGATCGTACCGAAGGACATTGTCACTGCTGACCTGCAGGACGATGTCACGAACGTGACGAAAACGTCGTTCGAGGCGAAACTGTTCAACCCGACGCTGAAGCGCTGGGAACTGGTAGACCAGAAGACCATCCTGGAAAAAGACATCACCACCGAGATACCGGTAGAGATTGTCAAGGAGCTGGAGGTGGAGCGTCCCGAGCTGGctaacatcaccaccacaataCAGCTGACGAAG GTTTACGATGCCAAGACGAAGCAATGGAAAACGGTGGACCAAAAGAAACATATCGATGTGGTGGAGAAGATCACCTACCTCGAGGAAAATTCGGGCCGCTCCGAACTCAACGAATCGGAACACTCGAAAAACCTCCGATCAATGGACATGGTG GACCGCGTTACAATCAAAGAAGTGCAAGATCTGAGCGAagagaagcggcagcagctcaACAAATCGAAGAAACGTGTCGACGAGCGGACCACTCAGGAGCAGTGCATCTGCGAGATCTGTACATGTGG ACGACACAATTGCTTCAATTGCGGCAGTGGTACAGTATCTACTCAGACAAAGTCTTCAAAGTACATCTCATCGAGCAATTCGGAAAATTTTTACCATCAAG AAAATTTCACATCTGAGCTCAATGAAGAATCATCGACGATTCGAAGGGGAACGTGGACTAAGGAAGACGCTGAGCAGCATCAGACGAACCGCAGGGAGTCCTACACAATtgagcacagcagcacagagAACGATGTGTCCGGGCGCCGACTGACATGGACAAAGGATGACTTCGAAGCTGTTGATATTAGCAAAATTAAGGGCGAACGCCCCAAGCCGATCCGTCACGAAGACAACCTTAAACCAGAAGGTCAATTCTACGCACCGGAGCGCCAGGGTTACACGCCAGGAGAGCGTGTAAGACCGATCAAACATGATGATAATTTACGGCCCGAAGGAGCATTCTCAGCACCGGAAAAGCCAGAATATCGGTCTGGAGAAAGACCTAAGCCAGTTAGACCGCAAGATAACCTCAAACCAGAAGGTGAATTCGAACGACCTCAAAAACCATCAGTTGGCAAACCAGAACGGTCACAGCCTGTGCGCCATGACGACAACCTGCGTCCGGAAGGAGACTTCGAGCGTCCAGAGAAGTCGCCATTCAGACCAGCCGAGCGTCCTAAGCAAGTTCGTCCCGATGATAATCTGCGCCCAGAAGGAGACTTCGAGCGTCCAGAGAAGTCATCTTTCAGACCTGCTGAACGACCGAAGCAAATCAAAC CTGAGGATAATCTGCGTCCGGAAGGCGACTTCCAGACTCCTCAGCGCCCAGAATATCGATCAGGAGAGCGACCGAAGCCAATTCGCCATGACGACAATCTACGTCCGGAAGGAGACTTCGAGCGTCCAGAGAAGTCGCCATTCAGAC CTGCTGAGCGTCCGAAGCAGGTTCGTCCCGATGATAATCTGCGTCCGGAAGGAGACTTCGAGCGTCCAGAGAAGTCACCTTTCAGAC CTgccgagcgaccgaagcagGTTCGCCCAGAGGATAATCTGCGCCCTGAAGGAGAATTCACATCGCCAGAAAAGCCTCAATACAGACCTGCTGAGCGACCGAAGCAAATCAAACCTGAGGATAATCTGCGTCCGGAAGGCGACTTCCAAACTCCTGAGCGCCCAGAATATCGATCAGGAGAGCGACCGAAGCCAATTCGCCATGACGATAATCTACGTCCGGAAGGAGACTTCGAGCGTCCAGAGAAGTCGCCATTCAGACCTGCTGAGCGTCCGAAGCAG GTTCGTCCAGAGGATAATCTGCGTCCGGAAGGAGACTTTGACAAGCCTCAGAAGCCAGAATATCGATCAGCTGAGCGGCCGAAACAAGTGCGACCTCAGGATAATCTCAAACCAGAGGGAGATTTCGAAAGACCACAACCTACAGTCGTTGGAAAAGCTGAACGAGCTCAAATCATTCGTCATGAAGATAACCTTTACATGGAAGGAAACTTTGAGCGCACTGAGAAAACTGTCTTTATTGCTGGAGAGCGGCCGAAGCCAATTCGTCCCGACGATAATCTGCGTCCAGAAGGTGACTTCGAGCGTCCAGAGAAGTCACCATTCAGACCTgccgagcgaccgaagcagGTTCGCCCAGAGGATAATCTGCGCCCTGAAGGAGAATTCACATCGCCAGAAAAGCCTCAATACAGAC CTGCTGAGCGACCGAAGCAAATCAAACCTGAGGATAATCTGCGTCCGGAAGGCGACTTCCAAACTCCCGAGCGCCCAGAATATCGATCAGGAGAGCGACCGAAGCCAATTCGCCATGACGATAATCTACGTCCGGAAGGAGACTTCGATCGTCCAGAGAAGTCGCCATTCAGACCTGCTGGGCGTCCGAAGCAG GTTCGTCCAGAGGATAATCTGCGTCCGGAAGGAGACTTTGACAAGCCTCAGAAGCCAGAATATCGATCAGCTGAGCGGCCGAAACAAGTGCGACCTCAGGATAATCTCAAACCTGAGGGAGATTTCGAAAGACCACAACCTACAGTCGTTGGAAAAGCTGAACGAGCTCAAATCATTCGTCATGAAGATAACCTTTACATGGAAGGAAACTTTGAGCGCACTGAGAAAACTGTCTTTATTGCTGGAGAGCGGCCGAAGCCAATTCGTCCCGACGATAATCTGCGTCCAGAAGGTGACTTCGAGCGTCCAGAGAAGTCACCATTCAGACCTGCTGAGCGACCGAAGCAG GTTCGCCCAGAGGATAATCTGCGCCCTGAAGGAGAATTCACATCGCCAGAAAAGCCTCAATACAGACCTGCTGAGCGACCGAAGCAAATCAAACCTGAGGATAATCTGCGTCCGGAAGGCGACTTCCAGACTCCTGAGCGCCCAGAATATCGATCAGGAGAGCGACCGAAGCCAATTCGTCCCGACGATAATCTACGTCCGGAAGGAGACTTCGAGCGCCCAGAGAAGTCGCCATTCAGACCTGCTGAGCGTCCGAAGCAGGTTCGTCCCGACGATAATCTGCGTCCAGAAGGAGATTTCGAACGTCCAGAGAAGTCACCATTCAGACCTGCAGAGCGACCGAAGCAGGTTCGTCCAGAGGATAATCTGCGTCCTGAAGGAGAATTCACATCGCCAGAAAAGCCTCAATACAGACCTGCTGAGCGACCGAAGCAAATCAAACCTGAGGATAATCTGCGTCCGGAAGGCGACTTCCAAACTCCTGAGCGCCCAGAATATCGATCAGGAGAGCGACCGAAGCCAATTCGCCATGACGATAATCTACGTCCGGAAGGAGACTTCGAGCGTCCAGAGAAGTCGCCATTCAGACCTGCTGAGCGTCCGAAGCAGGTTCGTCCGGATGATAATCTGCGTCCGGAAGGAGACTTCGAGCGTCCAGAGAAGTCACCTTTCAGACCTGCTGAGCGACCGAAGCAGGTTCGTCCAGAGGATAATCTGCGTCCGGAAGGAGACTTTGACAAGCCTCAGAAGCCAGAATATCGATCAGCTGAGCGGCCGAAACAAGTGCGACCTCAGGATAATCTCAAACCAGAGGGAGATTTCGAAAGACCACAACCTACAGTCGTTGGAAAAGCTGAACGAGCTCAAATCATTCGTCATGAAGATAACCTCTACATGGAAGGAAACTTTGAGCGTACTGAGAAAACTGTCTTTATTGCTGGAGAGCGGCCGAAGCCAATTCGTCCCGACGATAATCTGCGTCCAGAAGGAGACTTCGAGCGTCCAGAGAAGTCACCATTCAGACCTGCTGAGCGACCGAAGCAGGTTCGTCCAGAGGATAATCTGCGCCCTGAAGGAGAATTCACATCGCCAGAAAAGCCTCAATACAGACCTGCTGAGCGGCCGAAGCAAATCAAACCTGAGGATAATCTGCGTCCGGAAGGCGACTTCCAGACTCCTGAACGCCCAGAATATCGATCAGGAGAGCGACCGAAGCCAATTCGCCATGACGATAATCTACGTCCGGAAGGAGACTTCGAGCGTCCAGAGAAGTCGCCATTCAGACCTGCTGAGCGTCCGAAGCAGGTTCGTCCCGACGATAATCTGCGTCCGGAAGGAGACTTCGAGCGTCCAGAGAAGTCACCTTTCAGACCTGCTGAGCGACCGAAGCAGGTTCGTCCAGAGGATAATCTGCGTCCGGAAGGAGACTTTGACAAGCCTCAGAAGCCAGAATATCGATCAGCTGAGCGGCCGAAACAAGTGCGACCTCAGGATAATCTCAAACCAGAGGGAGATTTCGAAAGACCACAACCTACAGTCGTTGGAAAAGCTGAACGAGCTCAAATCATTCGTCATGAAGATAACCTCTACATGGAAGGAAACTTTGAGCGTACTGAGAAAACTGTCTTTATTGCTGGAGAGCGGCCGAAGCCAATTCGTCCCGACGATAATCTGCGTCCAGAAGGAGACTTCGAGCGTCCAGAGAAGTCACCTTTCAGACCTGCTGAGCGACCGAAGCAGGTTCGTCCAGAGGATAATCTGCGTCCTGAAGGAGAATTCACATCGCCAGAAAAGCCTCAATACAGACCTGCTGAGCGACCGAAGCAAATCAAACCTGAGGATAATCTGCGTTCGGAAGGAAAATTCCAGGCTCCCGAGCGTCCAGAATACCGTACAGGCGAGCGGCCTAAACCAATTCGCCCCGATGATAATCTGCGTCCAGAAGGGGACTTTGAACGTCCCGAAAAGTCTCCCTTTAAACCTGCTGAGCGACCGAAGCAGATTAAGCCTGAGGACAATTTGAAAACAGAAGGAGAATTTTCAACACCGCAGAAACCTCAATTCAAACCAGCTGAAAGACCGAAGCAAATTAAGCCACAAGATAACTTGAAGCCTGAGGGAGATTTCGATCGGCCTAAGCCTGTCGAAAGTATCGGAAAGGGAGATCGGGCTCAAATTGTGAAACATGCGGATAATCTGCGCGTAGAGGGTACTTTTGAAAGGGTAGAGAAAACCGTTTATGTTTCAGGGGAGCGACCAAAACCCATTAAGCCGGACGATAACCTACGTCCAGAGGGAGAGTTTTCGACGCCCGAAAAGCAAACGTTCCGGCCTGCAGAACgaccaaaacaaatcaaaccacAGGACAATCTCCGACCAGAAGGTGATTTTGATCGGCCACAAAAGTCGGTTGCCGGACCAGGCGAGAGGCCGAAGCCGATCAAACATGATGACAACCTGCGTCCCGAAGGTACTTTCGAAAGACCGGAAAAGGCTCAATTTAAACCTGCAGAACGACCGAAGCAAATTCGTCCTGAAGATAATCTGCGCACCGAAGGTGAATTCGAGAAGCCACAGAAATCACAGTTCCAGCCAGCGGAGCGTCCAAAACAGGTGAAGCCACAGGACAATCTTCAAATTGAGGGCGATTATAATTCTTTCAAGGAGTACACTGAACAGAAACAACGCAAGGAAGCGATACTGAAGGAGGTACATGAACCAACCATTGCCGATGGAGCCGTGCTCGTGACAACACAAACGGTTACCACCATTTTAAAGGGAGACAAGAAACAACCAACCGGAAGAcagactactactactgaggTACAGGATCAATCCAATCATTCTGAGGAAAGCTTCGCTCACAGTCGTAACGAGAACATCCAGCACCATCGAAGTGAGCACATCACTAGCTCCAACGCCCTGACTAGGGCACAACACGTTGAATCTAGTGTCAACGAACATGATCGCCTCACGCAACGATCCACAACGAACCAAACCCAATCGATTCATGACGTTTCGGGCCGAAATATTGCCGAATCGAAGACCAACCACAGCCACCGACAGATGGTCAATGGATCGACGGTTGTGAGCGGAGTTTCTCAAGAACAGCGTACACAGCACAGCGTacagtcatcgtcgtccagtTCCAAGATCCATCACACAAGCTCCTcgatgcagcaacaacagtccACAATCAGTGACACGCAGCATCTTCACGGTACTCACTCGCAGCATCTTAACGTCCAGCATGGCGAACCCACCGTTCAGCGTCATTCACGAGAACAAGTAACTGGTTCCCAGACGTCCTCAACCAGCAGTAAGGTGGTTGTAGATGGAAAAGTTATCACAGATAAGTCAGCATCCAACAGACACGCTACCGAGAAACTGGCTGTCGATGGTGTCGTAGTAACGGACAAGAGCTTCACAGAGCGACAGCAAAGTGGTTTTGATGGAATGGACAGCATCCAACAGGCACATTACACCAGCGGTCAAACTGTGCACGATTCCAGTGCTACTAACATCGGAAGTAGCTCGACGAAGCGCGCGCAAAATCAGGCCATTCGATctacaacaaacaacattaCCAACCTGGAAGGTACCAATGGCGTTCACAAGGGATCCCAGCGCAATGGAACCGCTCATAGCCAAGCGTCCACGGTCGACCATGCTACGGAAACTCAGGTTAAGAAACTGGTCGGTGGTAAATGGGTTACGAAGACGATCAAGACTGAGAGTAAAgcaagcaaccagcagcagcaccaacagcaaggAAAGGTGCACGATGTTTCATCTCATCGTCAACAGGGAGTGCTTACCGGTCAGATATCGGTAGCTGAACAGAACAAACTAAATCAACAACATAGCTCGATTGGTACCTCGTCCGATCAGCATACTCGCAGCTCCGCACACCACATATCGGTAgcggaacaaaacaaattgaacCAGCAGCACAGTTCGATCGGTACCTCTTCGGAAGTGCATGCTCATAGCAGCTCGTCGACTTCTAGCTCTTCGGTTGTGAAATCACATTCAAGCAGTAAGATGGTTAGCGAAAAGGTAGTTCAACGTGGAACTACCGAGAGCGTAGTTTCGGCGGCCGGATCACCCTCGGGTCGTACCGGAGCTCGCGGAGGATCCAGCATCGTACTGGGAGAATCCACCGTTGACAGCGCTTCATCGCGACGCGCGGCACAGCAGCAATCATCTACCACCACGAAACTAATCGGCGGTAAACTCGTGCAAGTTGCCTCGTCTAACgataccagcaacaacacgtCCAGCACGGCGGGTAAGTCATCCGGCGTGACATCTACATCCAGCACATCCAGCAACGTTCATCATTCCGCAACCAACGATCAATCATCGACCTCGACGAAGAGTTCCTCGTCGAGCGTGATGAAGTCGAGCAAGGTTGAATCCAGCAGCACGGCCGCTTCATCCACTACAagtggccaacagcagcaccatcgcaAGAACACGTTCGCCTCCACGGAGAACGTTAATAATGCCATTCTGTGCCGACCAGCGCAGGGACCGGTGGCGACAACGACCGGTATCGCGCTGCATGCCACGAACGgcagtgccagcagcatgAGCGTCTCCGGATACAACCAGCGCAAGAGCATCTCGAACCTCAACGATAGCGCCATGTACGCGACGACGAACCGGACCAGCTACAGCTCGTTGCATCGACGCGGAAAGGAATCGACCGAGGCAAGAATGCAGAACTACGTGAAAGCCGTCGAGACGGATACCATCGTTGGTCGGACGGTTAGAGGACAAGCCTGCCCTCCACCATCGCTGGCAGGGCTCGGTCTGGGCAGTAGCACTATCGGTACCAGCCACGGCATGAaaggtagcagcaacaccagcacatcGGTAACCACGAGCAGTTCGACGGCGTCGAACAATCAGAAGACTCTTCGCGATTACCATACCGCTATGAACGTCTCGCGAAGCTCCACGAAAGCCAACGCTTCCAGCATTTCGTTTGGCGATGATAAGTTCCATGGATCGAGCTCCTACAAGGTGCAGTACATCCAGCAACACGAAGGACGTTGCCCCGCGGCCGTACACGACAATCTGAAGCTGTCCAAAGTCACCAAGCAACACACGTACTACGTCCGGGACCAGAAGTag